The Ficedula albicollis isolate OC2 chromosome 5, FicAlb1.5, whole genome shotgun sequence genome includes the window CACTGTGTGCTTTGAACCATCACACAGCCACTGTTCTCAATAGCCTGCAGTAACACTGGCCAAGCCACAGCTTTTGAATTCCAAGGGGAGCCTGGAGCCTGcttggctccagcagctctccaggaacTGCTGGACAATGTGCACCTGTTGCTGTAGGAGACAACAAGGCTGTGGAAGATAAGCAGCCTCCTCACAACACAGTTTCCACCTGGGAATTGCTTCCAAACCCCCTGGCTGCGCTCTGGCTGTCCTTTACCTGTGGATTTTGGCACTCAGGTCCTGGCTGGCTCTTCCCAGGCAGGGAGAACCTGGCTGCCTGTCCcagacagggagcagaggatgAGTAGTGAGCACGTTGCCATGAGAACACCGCAGATTCGGGCTGATTCCTGAAGCAGAGCAGTGAAGGAGCTGCTTTTGCACAGAGtgggagcaaactgggggtGGATTCAGACAAAAACAGAGGGGGGAAGTGAATAGGAAGCAAGGGCAGCTTAAATCAGAATGAGATAAGTGCTGCCTGGAAGTAAGAAAGTGGAGCCTGGTGGCTgggaagctgggctgggtgtgaagggaagaggcagagggaaCAGGGATCTGGGAGCTCACTCTGCACAGCCTTGAACTGGAGAGCACAAGCTGGAAGCAGATCAGCCAAGAGGAGCTGTAAACACATGAGAGGTTTTAGAAGCATCcactgggatgcagcaggaggaTTTAGGGATGGTCTGGAGtaggaataaagaaaaacaggaaggagaggagcttGGAGATGCAAGGCTGCAGTGCAATCCCAGGAAGCACAGCTTCTTACAGCTAAAAGGACAGCAAAGCACCAGCTGTGCAACTCCTGGGAAGGATGCAGgaccctggctgcagctcctcagcagagccaggTGGGACTGAGGAGGCAGTGCTGGGTAGGGGTGAGTCACCAGCACtgtgtgctgctttcctgctctccctgctgccccaccaCACTAATCCTGCACTGCAGGCAGACGCTGCACTTCCTCACTAACAAGCTCTGGGCATGGAAACAGGCCAACACAAACTCAGGGATCTGAACCCACAGAGGCTGGAATCCACTACCAAGCTCCAACTGCACCAGCAACCCCCTTTGGTAGGAATGAGCCAGTTCTCACTCTCTGCTAGTGAGAAATTCTCAAATAACACGCTTTGGATTCTGCTTTTTGCCCCAGTTTCTGTCCTAACACTCTGGTGAatctcctgtggctgcaggactCTCCCTGGTCCTACATGGACAGGATAACAATCAGGTGTTCTGATGCAAAATTAcaaataacataaataaaatacttgatAAAAGTATGAATGAAAGTATTAAGTATTCGCTCTCATCAAGAGAGTGAATGCACTAAACAATCTCACAAGCTCAAAATATTTAGGGAGTGAACACACAAAAGGGTATTTAGTTTGATATTGCTgtctcctccctcctgcagacCCTAAGAATAGAGGTTTACTTCCAGAACTGAAACTTCCTCCTCCTGGGAATCCAGTGAGTAACCAAGACCCTCTAAAGGAACCTTTCTGCAGCTCTCACTCAAAGGATTCCAACAGCCAAGACATATTAAGAAATCCCATCAGAATGGCACTGGAGGCTTTGGGCTGAGCAAGGAACATCCTTGTTCTTCACTTGGGAGAAAGGGAATGTGTGAAGATCCAAGTCATCCAAATagctccagctcccagtgagtgtgctgctgcccaggcaagAGGCACCTTTAGAAAGCCACTGATCCAGCACAGAAAGGGCTGCTGGCAAAGCCAGGCCTGGCCCAAGAGCTTCCATCTGACAGCACACTGAGATTTAGGTTGTTACAGCAGCAGATTTCCATCCCACAGCCCATTCTCCTTACCTGTGAGGTCCTGGGCTGGCTGGTGCTGTCAGGGAGGACGGTGCTGGGGCGGCTCTGGGGCTGGCCCTCCAGCCAGGAAATCTTCAGGGGGTTATTTAGCAGGCCAACTTCATTCTTCACAGCCATCTCCTGGCAGGGAGAACATCCTTCCATCACCACCTGAACTTCAAACTGAATTTCAagccccagccatgggcagggtcaccttccactTTGAAATGGATGGTCTtgtaaggtcccttcaaacccaaactaTTGTGGGACCCCATTCAGTAAGATTTTAAGGatctttccaacccaaaccattccatgactctcAGACTTCACAGCTGCCCTACATGAGAACCACCTTCATGGTCCCATAGCCCTACCAGTACTTTTGATATGCAGGTCACACAGAACTCTGGGGGTTTTTATGATTTGGATatgagtgaaagaaaaggtaaCAAGGAAACTCTCATACAGCCCAAGCTGATGGAACTACTAAAGTTGAGGGTAACTGATGGCTTCTGTTCCCACAGCTACATGAATTATTATAACTCACAGTGAGTCAAGacattttgggttgtttttcactgcaaaagCCTGATATCACCTCCAAAACACATAAGCCCACCTCCAAGGCATTTCACCGTCAGAGAGAGCTGAGTAAGTGCTCAGTGCCTGACTTTTAAGGCAGTGCCTCTTCCCTCAGCCTGTTCCATGCACAACCTGTTTATGTGCCTGATCTCTGGGTTtgtgcctccagctgtgccactccctccctgcctctgtgCCTTTAGACTCTCATTACCCTTCTCCACTGCCTTAATGACAGGGCAGTGTCCTGGCTGTCACCTGgcctgtgccacccccagcacacccagcagggGCTCTGCACACTCACAGCTGCCTTCACCGTGGCAAATTCCACCACTGCACTCCCAGTCTTCCTGCTGGAGATCAACAAATTGAGCACATCACCAtactgcagaaagaaaggaaggaaggaaagttAATTACAGAGCCAAGAGACATGCCAAGTTCATTTATCAAATgaacacaaagagaaaacatgTGTTTTCACAGACATGAGGCTTGAGTTGTCACCATTTCTGCCCTGCTTCCACTGATCCCACCATTTTTGTCCTTCCAGGAAATAATCTGGGAAGGCATGGAGCTACACACTTGGATCCCAGCAAGCCCCAGTGCAAGAGGGCTGCTGAGCTGAGAGTCAGAGctcagagggaaaataaagatgccaggctgggattgATCAGATCAAAAGGCTTGTCTGTGCCTGTCTCTGCacttcccacagcagggatgtggAGTGCTGGAAGTGAAGGATGAGTGCACCACAACCACAGAGCCAGACTAAGTGGGCAGGAAGCATCCAGTGGGAAGAGTCTGCAGTTGCTCTGTTTCAGCAAGAgtccctgctgggagccaggcagagctgttaGCTGGGAAACAGCTTCCAGCTCAGCGATCAAAGGATCCTGCTTGCCTcaaaggttggatttgatgatttaggagatcttttccaaccttaatgactCCATGATCATGCTGATGAGCTCTGAAAACGGCATGAGAAAGCTgaacagggaaggaaatgagCCACTCCAGTTTATAGCTTACAACAGCCcggagtgacaggacacagctgTTTAGATCAGATTATCCGTTTAGATTGGATTATAAAGataaaatccttccctgtgtaggtgctgaggccctggcacaggttgcctggagtagctgtggctgccccatccctggaagtgtccaaggtcaaGTTGgatagggcttggagcaacttggcctagtggaaggtgtccctgcctcatttttaaggtcccttccatctcaaaccactccatgattctgtgatatgcAGCCTCCCAGAATTCACTATTCTTAacagcactgagagcagggGAAGACCCAGTGATAAATAGGGAAGAGTGTCAGACAGGACCTTTTGCAggatctgcagcagcacatcttTGGAGTATCCCCCTCCTGTCTCATCTTCCTTCCTGCATTTCCACCTGAGCTGGGAAACAAACACCAGGAGTTAAATTTTTCCCGTTTGGATGCACTGCCTGCTCAAGCAGCTCCCACCCCCCTGCACATTCACCACATCTGCTATTTCCAGCCACACTGCCAGGCCTGCCAAGACAGTGATCTCAGCATGGGAGTGAGCACAGGGAACAAACTGTTTGGGGAACAGGGAGAAACGCTGCtcactggaataaaaaaagatcGCACTTGAAAGGATGCTAATGGCTCTGCCATTAGAGTAATTAGCAGATGTTTCCCTGTGCTTAAAGCGCAGACAACTCAATCCAAGGCTCAGAAATCTGGAGCAGACAAAGAAAAGGTGAGTGTGGAAGGAATTCTAACAGCAAGGACAGGAGCTGTTCACCTGATGATGCACATTCCATGGAGGAATTTCATCTCCAGTACAAAAAAGGAtgtgccagctcagcagggctgaaatGCCCCTTCTGTTTTCCACCATGTTCTATCAGTTTTcaccaaaacacagctttttaagGATGCCTTACCTTGAGCTTAGGAGTTATTTTGCCTTCTGCtccatttctttcctgcttgcctaaagagagaaaaagcaaaaacaaagagaTGGAAAGGACACGGCTGAAAATTCCTCAGCATTTTACACAATTCCTTTTCCCTGAGAACACACATATGATGAAACACTTCGGGATTTCCACTGGACCATTCCAGTCCCAAAAATCTCGTGCAAcaggaactgcagcacagactgAATACTCCATGGCAACATTTTTCCCTTCTAGGAAGCCCAGACTTGCCACGATCAAGGCTACAAAGAGGTCAGCAAAAATACAAGCAGGAGACGTGTTCTGAGGCGTTTTTCCCTGGAGAAGGTTCTGCTGGGACAACTGGAAAAAGTAAGCTGCCAAAGagcccagtgccacctgcaggTGAGGGCTCCAGACTCCCCTGTGCTCACcttgcctgtgctgctccctttcCAGGCGGATCTGCTCCCTGATGAGccgctgctgctcctccagctgccgGGAGCCCTCCTCACGCAGGCGGATTATCTGTGGCACAGGGAACACAGCATCAACACCTgaggcacagagccagggctgggatggctcCTGACACTTTCAGGGACAGCCTGGGTCTCACATCCATCTCCTGGGACATCCCTCCCGCCAGCTCCCCTGGGACAGCTCCAAAAGGAGCAGCCTGATCTGGTGGAAGGGGTCCCTGAGCATGGCAGGGACTGgaactcaaaccattccaggattctctgaTTCACAGAGCCTTTTAATCCCAAAGGTTGAAGGACTGCTCTCCAGAGATTTTTTTGCACCTTATCCCACGGATTTCATTATGAATGGAAATACTTCCAGCAATTCTTCTCAAAAATAAGAACTGATCCTTACTTCTTCTTCCAAGGATCTCGTTATCCTGATCTCCTCCTCTTCGTTCTCCTGGGACTGGGCTTCCCGCTCTCTGGCTTCAAGATctgcacagaaagaaacaaaattaaaacaatccAAAGAGAAATTGAATTTTCCCTGCTGACCAGAGGAAGATGGAGAGATCACAAACTTGGCTACAGCTACACCAATATCCTGATAGCTCTGCTACCTCTCCTCTGGCCTCACACACCAAAGGAGTCTTAATGGCCCTGAACCCCCTAATTCCCACAGCAGGACCTAATTCCCTTCTTCCCAGAGCAGGACCACCCCAGCTATGGCTGTGGGAGGAGATTCCAGAGTCATCCTGCATGGATTGACCCCTGGGGAATTCCTGATGAGGGAGAAATGCAAACAGCCAGCTAAGGGAGACTTCAGGagggtttgatttttcttaCCAAGCTttactttcttcctcttctcatCAAGTTTCTGTGTCcttgctgcagcctccttctTTGCCCTCCTCACCTTGTCATAGGCTGCCTGCCAAGGAACCAGCACAACAGTGGGAAACTACAGAAACCAGGAGAGAAACTGGAAAACAGGGAACACAACGACATCAGAGATTGCTGAAACCCTGTCAGCAGAGGTGAAGCATCTGCTGCTTCTTGGATTATGAGCTTTTCCAGTACTTCAAAAGAGGAGTTCATATTTTTAGCTTGGATCACCTCCAATCAacacttttctctctcctgagcTCATCTGGAGAGAGTTCCTTGCTCATTTTTGGTTTGCCTTGCTTCTTTCCAGGGACATTTCCAGTTTCTTTCAGGCTTTGGGCAGTGGATCCTCAGCCACTTCCTCACAGCTCCAGAAGGATCCAAGTGTCCCACAGACAGCAAAGTTTGGAGCATCAGGAATTGCATCCAGGTATTTCTCATTTGTCAGCCCCTGACTCCACAGGAATGGCAGATGCACCACTGCCATGGGAATTTGGTGTTCCTGTACCAGGGATGGTTATCACTGGTGTCATTAAATGGGATATGCCCCAGTCCAGCAGGTTATTAAATGCAGAAtctcagggcagagctgctcccagcagcaaatcccaaacacagcatTTCTCCAAGCACCTGAGATTTGATCTCATGGAGAACCAGGGGGAGTAACAGCTGAGATTTGTATTCATGGAGTCTCTGTcggagcagagagcaggacaggcaggaatACAGTTCCCAgcaacaccccaaaatcccacccttcCCAAGGGAGCATCCTTACCCTGGCTGCTGCATCTGTGAGCACGGCCAAGGCCTGGGACAGCAGGTGGAAGGTTTCCGCTGGGAACGAGAAGAAATAAGGGCAAGATGAGGGAAACCAGGTGAGGGACCTGGGGAAGAACCAGGAAAGACAATTCCTGCAGGGACGTTctccaaggaagaaaaatcacctCTCCAAGAGATTTGCAAGCCAACCTCTAGCCAAGGCACCTCAACTCAAAAGTGTTACACAAACTTGGGagtaaataaagaaacaaaaaactgagAATGTTTTGCTTTAAGAGAAATCTTGGAACACACAAACTtgatttttcttactgtttttttttaaattttgaattgcAATACCTCCTTCATGCCACATTTCGCTGGAGCTCAagatttccttctccctctcagTCCTTTTCCTTAACAAGAAGTCCTGCTTATGTTGTATTGGAAGTTCTTGCATTACAGCCATCTATCCTTTAAAAGTCTTTCCTCTTGTCCCATTACAAGCACTGGCAAATcgtatttatttattttttataaagatGAATTATCAGCCTTGACacacaaaatacaaagcaaCTGCTCATTCTACAACCTCCATCCACAGCAATCACTCACTGCAGACAGCTGAAATTCCCCCTTGCCCTGCCCAAGATAATAATCCCATATCCTTATCCCAAGATAAAAGGATTTATGGAGTGCTGGTGAAGTTTGGACTGTGATAGATACAGATCAAAGCAGTGTCCAAACAGGCAAAGGTTGGAAAGGTTTGCAGGGGTGAAGTTGTAATTCCAGCACTGACTTTATGCTGATGTTTCTAAACCCAGCAGGGATTGCTCAGCCTTAAAAAGCAGAGtgaacaccagcagcagcaactcccagccctgtgtgcactCCCAGGGACACACACCCAGCCATTCCCTCAGGATTTAGGGAAGCAGAGCCACTTCCAGGAGCCTGGAGAAGtgaaaactgcagcaggaagagctgcccCATCTCACCTGCCCGTGGGTTGTCGGGGTTCTTGTCCGGGTGGCAGGTCAGCGCCTTCTGCCGGAATGCTGTCTTCACCTGCAGGGGCCAAACTGGGACTTACTGGGGGGAAGCTGGTTTGTCTCTGCCCAAAAAAAGCAACTTGGAAAACCAAAATTATCCCTGTGTTCAAGGGCAACCCGCTGGGGCCAGGACACGGCTGTGTCTGGAAGGAGTTGgagcttttaaaagctgtttttatttccaggtGTCTTGTGTTGCAGCAGTTAAAccttgggtgaaaaaaaaatgggagggggaaaacagggggggaaggaaaaataaaggagacaaggaaaaagggagaataaaaattttttaaaaaaggagagaggggaaaaagggggaaaaggaaaggaaaggaaaggaaaggaaaggaaaggaaaggaaaggaaaggaaaggaaaggaaaggaaaggaaaggaaaggaaaggaaaggaaaggaaaggaaaggaaaggaaaggaaaggaaaggaaaggaaaggaaaggaaaggaaaggaaaggaaaatgggggaagggaaaaagcccAGAAAGAGAaccaaaaagagagaaagggaaccaaaaaggggaaaggaaaacgaatggaggaaagaaaaaaaaaaagtggtaaataatgaaaaatggggaaacagaggaaaaaaaagtggaaaggggaaaaaaaaaggggagggggggaaggaaaaaaggaagccaCTCTATCCCACTCCCAACCAATTCCCTGCTAAAACAAGTGGAAAAAGTTGTGTCCCGGCCCCACCTGGTGGACAAAGCTCCCGGGATTGGGAACGCGCAGGAAAAGCCCTGCAGGTGACCCCCCCTCCTGCAGAAGAGTCCAGCTGAGGGAAAGGCGTTTGCTCCCCGGGCTCCATCCTCCAAATTCCCATTTCAgcaaagaattccttcccagtgtcccatccaaccctgccctgtggcagtggAAAGCCATTCCCTTCTCATCCTGTTATTCCAGGCCCTTGCCCAGAGCCCCTCGGCAGCTCTCTCGGAGAGTCTTCGGCACTGACCAACCAACGCAATTCAATTAAAAACCGAAAACAGGGAGTTCACACCCCACAACATTAACTACGCGAGCTTTGGGGCACTGGGACAGAGCTCTAACAACCGGATTTTTGGATCAACACAGGAAATTCCTTTCTGGAAGCACATCAACAAAGCGGGAACAGCGTCCCAGACCAACCCCGCGGGTCTCTCCGAGCCATCTCCTCCTCCAAAGGCGGGGATTGAGAACGCACAAGGGTGAATGGGGGGAATGACAGCAGTTCCAGTAGAACCGGGGTTTGAGAACGCCGACAGCAATGAAAACGCGCTTTCCAAGCAGCGCTTGGAGCAACCCTCAGCTCAGCACGGGAGAGCAGCCGGGAACACGCCGCTGCCGaggacaccgggacagggaaggaggggagagaaggagcCCGTCCCGAGCCGCCGGCACCCCTCACCTCCTTCTCGGACGCCTTCTCGCCGATGCCCAGCAGCCCGTAGAGGTCCCGCTCCAACAGCTCCTTACCCACCGCCATCTTCGCGCTTCCCGGTTCCGCTCCTGGCGCCGCGCTCGCTGGGAAATGTAGTCCCCACACGCCGCCGCGCCACTCGCCGCCCGGGAAGGTCGGACTACAAGCACCGTGATGCACCGCGCGGCCCCCGAGAAAGGGAACGGTCGGGGTGCGCAGTGCCATGCTGGGTGTTGTAGTTCTTTAGCGGCGGCTGCGAGCGGGGAGAAACGGAAGAAAAACTACAAGTCCCGTGGGGCCGTGCGCGGGCACGGATTCCTGAGGGAAAACAGCACGTGCGTCCCGCGGTCCCCCAAGGTCACCACTGACCGTGTCCCCGAGTGCCATCGACGGATCCACATCCGCGCgctaaatccctccagggatggcacTCTACCACCTTCTTGGGAAGTCTGTGGCAGTGGGGAGTGTTGCGAGCCCGGCTACAGCCTGTTCCCAAAAACATTCTTGTTTTTGTTGTCCCCAAAAAGCATCCATCTCAGCCCAAGGCACAGCTCCTTGCAAAGTTCTTGTCTTCTTTCTGATCGAAGAGacctccttttccccccactgCTCTAAGAAGGGAGCACTTTAAAAGAAAGCCTATCCAATTATTCCCATACACAAGACATGGAACTTTTCAGCCCTTACTCCTTTATTCTAGTATGATTTGTGTGCTTGTGGCTGAAGATTACTTAACTTACCTTTATCAACAATAGTAACAAATCATGAAGAAAACTGGGTAGCCACGAATCCAGCAAAATGAGTTGTTTCAGAGAGGGTTTTTTACCCAGCAGTGAAATAAACTGGAAGAT containing:
- the DNAJC17 gene encoding dnaJ homolog subfamily C member 17 isoform X1, with amino-acid sequence MAVGKELLERDLYGLLGIGEKASEKEVKTAFRQKALTCHPDKNPDNPRAAETFHLLSQALAVLTDAAARAAYDKVRRAKKEAAARTQKLDEKRKKVKLDLEAREREAQSQENEEEEIRITRSLEEEIIRLREEGSRQLEEQQRLIREQIRLEREQHRQGKQERNGAEGKITPKLKLRWKCRKEDETGGGYSKDVLLQILQKYGDVLNLLISSRKTGSAVVEFATVKAAEMAVKNEVGLLNNPLKISWLEGQPQSRPSTVLPDSTSQPRTSQASVVSERDYESLVMMRMRQAAERQQLIQQLQREDEAEKSHT
- the DNAJC17 gene encoding dnaJ homolog subfamily C member 17 isoform X2 is translated as MALRTPTVPFLGGRAVHHGACSPTFPGGEWRGGVWGLHFPASAAPGAEPGSAKMAVGKELLERDLYGLLGIGEKASEKEVKTAFRQKALTCHPDKNPDNPRAAETFHLLSQALAVLTDAAARAAYDKVRRAKKEAAARTQKLDEKRKKVKLDLEAREREAQSQENEEEEIRITRSLEEEIIRLREEGSRQLEEQQRLIREQIRLEREQHRQGKQERNGAEGKITPKLKLRWKCRKEDETGGGYSKDVLLQILQKYGDVLNLLISSRKTGSAVVEFATVKAAEMAVKNEVGLLNNPLKISWLEGQPQSRPSTVLPDSTSQPRTSQLGAQCMRGAAVSETCLLLPGG